From Lolium perenne isolate Kyuss_39 chromosome 5, Kyuss_2.0, whole genome shotgun sequence, a single genomic window includes:
- the LOC127298028 gene encoding xyloglucan galactosyltransferase KATAMARI1 homolog, translating into MEAQYPKFLLYGLLILGSWLISCLLHFQFLHIYLLSANPNSGAAFHVVLPRSVPIALNVSFLPPAPSPVGPDQDGALALPPAPSSASCEGRYVHMLDVPSRFDVLGGCAEGSPAFQDEGSMCSLMVNAGMGPELPPATGNGSDGDTGVIPNTGWYNTNQYALEVIVHNRMRLYECLTDDPAAATAVYVPYYPGLELQQHLCDRNFTVRNSLSSEFLQWLSSRPQWAAFGGRDHFMVAAKTNWMFRQSAAVKCGNDFLDHPESRNMTVLTYESNAWKPLDFAVPYPSYFHPTSAGEVAGWQERARAAERPWLFTFAGAPRANGMLVIRDRIIDSCTSSSRCRLVDCSHDKTCKSPRRVVSAFAASRFCLQPNGDSYMRRSSVDSVMAGCIPVFFHEASTFKKQYRWHHPEPDSSDGEERRYWVLIDPDELLEGKVDIEEVLARHTDEEVAAMREEVIKMIPRFLYEDSRVRFEGDMRDAFDVSFDEVMGRMRRIKNGQDLG; encoded by the exons TTATCCTGGGGTCATGGCTCATCTCCTGCCTCCTCCACTTCCAGTTCCTCCACATCTACCTCTTGTCCGCTAACCCCAACTCAGGAGCGGCGTTCCATGTCGTCCTCCCGCGCTCGGTTCCCATCGCGCTGAATGTCAGCTTCCTTCCACCAGCTCCTTCTCCCGTCGGTCCCGATCAGGATGGCGCGCTGGCGCTGCCCCCGGCACCATCCTCGGCGTCGTGCGAGGGGAGGTATGTGCACATGCTGGATGTGCCTTCCCGGTTCGACGTTCTTGGCGGCTGCGCCGAGGGCTCGCCGGCGTTTCAGGACGAAGGCAGCATGTGCTCCCTGATGGTCAATGCCGGCATGGGCCCCGAGCTCCCTCCCGCCACCGGCAACGGCAGCGATGGTGACACCGGCGTCATTCCCAACACCGGATG GTACAACACGAACCAATACGCCCTGGAGGTGATCGTACACAACCGGATGCGCCTGTACGAGTGCCTCACCGACGACCCAGCAGCAGCCACGGCAGTGTACGTGCCCTACTACCCAGGGCTGGAGCTCCAGCAGCACCTCTGCGACCGCAATTTTACGGTGCGCAACAGTCTCTCCTCCGAGTTCCTCCAGTGGCTGTCGTCGCGGCCCCAGTGGGCCGCCTTCGGGGGCCGTGACCACTTCATGGTCGCCGCCAAGACCAACTGGATGTTCCGGCAGAGCGCCGCCGTCAAGTGCGGCAACGACTTCCTTGATCACCCTGAGTCCCGCAACATGACGGTGCTGACCTACGAGTCAAATGCCTGGAAGCCGCTGGACTTCGCTGTGCCGTACCCGAGCTACTTCCACCCCACGTCGGCCGGCGAGGTGGCCGGGTGGCAGGAGCGCGCCCGCGCCGCGGAGCGGCCGTGGCTCTTCACATTCGCCGGCGCGCCACGTGCCAACGGGATGCTGGTTATCCGCGACCGTATCATTGACTCGTGCACGTCATCGAGCCGGTGCCGGCTTGTCGACTGCAGCCACGACAAAACCTGCAAGTCGCCGCGGAGGGTTGTCTCCGCATTCGCCGCCTCCCGCTTCTGCCTGCAGCCGAACGGCGACTCCTACATGCGCCGCTCCTCGGTCGACTCCGTCATGGCTGGATGCATCCCCGTTTTCTTCCACGAGGCGTCCACCTTTAAGAAGCAGTACCGGTGGCACCATCCGGAGCCGGACAGTAGCGACGGCGAGGAGCGCCGGTACTGGGTGCTCATCGACCCGGACGAGCTCCTCGAAGGGAAGGTGGACATCGAGGAGGTGCTGGCAAGGCATACCGATGAGGAGGTGGCCGCCATGAGGGAGGAGGTCATCAAGATGATCCCGAGGTTCTTGTACGAGGACTCCAGGGTGAGGTTCGAGGGAGACATGAGGGATGCGTTTGACGTTTCCTTTGATGAGGTGATGGGGAGGATGAGGAGGATCAAGAACGGCCAGGATTTGGGATAG